The Cyprinus carpio isolate SPL01 chromosome A19, ASM1834038v1, whole genome shotgun sequence genome has a segment encoding these proteins:
- the LOC122148753 gene encoding uncharacterized protein LOC122148753 isoform X2: MRVFYSKDQKELEQQITYQLHIHDEISMKIGEELKMSVLLSNADKVETNSSGEWKEVWSRTDGVLDHHLTDTDGNLTIKGFTANDTGTYRVLDSEGEILITVTVTESRTESKGELDDDKTYDPKYMYVVAVVFGVLVTLIIFVVIKKHQHQQRNPEHDPDPGPIKSPEHLAAPLITCNLPSVPTDP; the protein is encoded by the exons ATGAGAGTCTTTTACAGCAAAGATCAGAAAGAGCTGGAGCAACAAATCACGTACCAACTTCATATTCATG ATGAGATTTCTATGAAAATCGGTGAGGAGCTAAAGATGTCTGTTCTGTTGTCTAATGCTGATAAAGTGGAGACAAACTCTAGTGGAGAGTGGAAGGAGGTTTGGAGCAGAACTGATGGGGTCCTGGATCATCATCTGACCGACACTGATGGAAACCTGACCATTAAAGGGTTTACAGCCAATGACACGGGAACATACAGAGTTCTGGACTCTGAAGGAGAAATCTTGATCACAGTCACAGTCACAG AATCTAGAACAGAATCAAAGGGAGAACTGGATGATGACAAAACGTATGACCCAAAATATA TGTATGTCGTAGCTGTGGTGTTTGGGGTTCTGGTGACTCTGATTATATTTGTTGTCATCAAGAAACACCAGCATCAGCAGAGGAACCCAGAACATGATCCTGACCCAGGGCCCATCAAAAGCCCAGAACATCTAGCAGCACCACTGATTACATGTAACCTGCCTTCAGTGCCAACAGATCCATAG
- the LOC122148753 gene encoding uncharacterized protein LOC122148753 isoform X1, with protein sequence MFSWFWNLLLLFCCVIYSETTSILVPGEKGGNATLPCELKDRDIFNVILNRQSKNIPVCKTENCSGRAFKIGACDVLIKNLIFRDAGKYIMRVFYSKDQKELEQQITYQLHIHDEISMKIGEELKMSVLLSNADKVETNSSGEWKEVWSRTDGVLDHHLTDTDGNLTIKGFTANDTGTYRVLDSEGEILITVTVTESRTESKGELDDDKTYDPKYMYVVAVVFGVLVTLIIFVVIKKHQHQQRNPEHDPDPGPIKSPEHLAAPLITCNLPSVPTDP encoded by the exons AT GTTCAGCTGGTTCTGGAatcttttgctgttgttttgctgTGTTATTTATAgcg AAACCACCTCTATACTTGTACCAGGAGAAAAAGGAGGCAACGCCACACTGCCTTGTGAATTAAAGGAtagagacatttttaatgttattttaaaccgTCAATCAAAAAACATCCCTGTTTGTAAGACTGAAAACTGTAGTGGGCGAGCATTTAAAATAGGAGCCTGTGACGTCCTCATCAAGAATCTGATCTTCAGAGATGCTGGGAAGTACATTATGAGAGTCTTTTACAGCAAAGATCAGAAAGAGCTGGAGCAACAAATCACGTACCAACTTCATATTCATG ATGAGATTTCTATGAAAATCGGTGAGGAGCTAAAGATGTCTGTTCTGTTGTCTAATGCTGATAAAGTGGAGACAAACTCTAGTGGAGAGTGGAAGGAGGTTTGGAGCAGAACTGATGGGGTCCTGGATCATCATCTGACCGACACTGATGGAAACCTGACCATTAAAGGGTTTACAGCCAATGACACGGGAACATACAGAGTTCTGGACTCTGAAGGAGAAATCTTGATCACAGTCACAGTCACAG AATCTAGAACAGAATCAAAGGGAGAACTGGATGATGACAAAACGTATGACCCAAAATATA TGTATGTCGTAGCTGTGGTGTTTGGGGTTCTGGTGACTCTGATTATATTTGTTGTCATCAAGAAACACCAGCATCAGCAGAGGAACCCAGAACATGATCCTGACCCAGGGCCCATCAAAAGCCCAGAACATCTAGCAGCACCACTGATTACATGTAACCTGCCTTCAGTGCCAACAGATCCATAG